The Acipenser ruthenus unplaced genomic scaffold, fAciRut3.2 maternal haplotype, whole genome shotgun sequence genomic interval CCCTCCCCGTTCTGTAGCAGGGTTTCATCAGGGAGTCCCTCCCCGTTCTGTAGCAGGGTTTCATCAGGGAGTCCCTCCCCGTTCTGTAGCAGGGTTTCATCAGGGAGTCCCTCCCCGTTCTGTAGCAGGGTTTCATCAGGGAGTTCGGAAGGCGTAGGATTtctatttctgtttaatatttagaTGTTTTCATGTCCCGGCTTAAGCCTGATAACTGCTATTAAACCCGTtgtggtttctctctctctctctctctctcgctcccctattccctctctctctctctctctctgtgttcaggAGCTGGAAGCAATGACTCGATATACCAGCCCGGTGAACCCGGCTGTCTTCCCTCACCTCACCGTGGTCCTGCTTGCCATCGGCATGTTCTTCACTGCCTGGTTCTTCGTGTATCCTTCTGCCAGCACGGCTCTCTCCGCTCCCTCAATGGACTGGACACAGTGAACCAGCTAATGCTTTGGGAGCAGTACAGAAACAtgcagttggaaattaagtggagacagacttaggacagagggacgGAGATCCTCAAGGATATGGAACGGGTCACAAAGGGTTACATTGCCATGTTGTAGAattattgggatcctttaagagagCTTGCATTGAGACTCCACACAGTAAATAGAGAGCTGTGCTGTGACAGTCTAGTGTAGAGCTGTGCTGTAACACAGTCTAGTGTAGAGCTGTGCTGTAACACAGTCTagtgtagagctgtgctgtgaCACAGTCCTCCGTTTCCTTGATTCCTTGCCTCAGCTATGAGGTGACCTCCACCAAGTACACGCGTGATATCTACAAGGAGCTGCTCATCTCGCTGGTCGCCTCGGTCTTCATGGGCTTCGGGGTGCTCTTCCTGCTGCTGTGGGTCGGCATCTACATTTGAGGATGCTGGAGGACTCTGGTAAGCTGGCTTCAAATGTTTCCTTAAACAGGGGTGTCACGCACACAGGCTCAGGGGTGTCACGCACACAGGCTCTGAGTCGCTGTGATGGGGGTTGAGGGATGGAATCGCCCCTGTGATGGAGGGGTTgaggttgaggttggggttggggttaggggatGGAATGCACCCCTGTGATGGCGGGGTTAGGGGATGGAATGCGCCCCTGTGATGgcggggttggggttaggggatGGAATGCACCCCTGTGATGgcggggttgaggttggggttggggttaggggatGGAATGCACCCCTGTGATggcagggttggggttaggggatTGAATGCGCCCCTGTGATGGCGGGGAGAGCTTCTGCACAGATCTGCAGAGCTCCTCTTAATGAATCTTAGGGGTCACACACAGATCTGCAGAGCTCCTCTTAATGAATCTGAGGGGTCACGCACAGATCTGCAGAGCTCCTCTTAATGAATCTGAGGGGTCACGCACAGATCTGCAGAGCTCCTCTTAATGAATCTGAGGGGTCACGCACAGATCTGCAGAGCTCCTCTTAATGAATCTGAGGGGTCACGCACAGATCTGCAGAGCTCCTCTTAATGAATCTGAGGGGTCACGCACAGATCTGCAGAGCTCCTCTTAATGAATCTGAGGGGTCACGGCTGCACATGTAGCTTTCTCTTGGGTGCTCAGTTAAGGTTATGCACAAtttcatcattttgtttttttattactaaatGAATGCATACATAACTGATTCTCATCTTGCTTTTTTTCTGACTTCCTGTTACAGAGAGAAGGGACGGGGCTACACACAACAGCAACATTCTGGCGGCGTGGACTTCAACATTGACATTTCTCATTGCAGCTGTTTTTCACAGATTCTGTACAAACTGCACTGACCTGGGAGGGGAGCCGtccaacaaataaacacaagatTTTCTAAGGAAACTGCTGTACCTTTCTCATTTCAAGTAACAATGTTTCGGGGATTCAAGCCTGTGATAGTGAGGCGCTGACAGCACTGGGGATGAagccctctgtgtgtctgtctctgtgtctgtgagtctgtctctgtctatgtgtctctgtgtctgtctctgtctgcctctgtgtctctgtgtgtgtgtctgtctctgtgtgtgtgtctgtctctgtgtgtgtgtctgtctctgtgtgtgtgtctgtctctgtctgtgtgtctgtctctgtctgtgagtctgtctctgtctgtctctgtctatctgtctctgtctgtctgtctgtctgtctgcctgcaggGCGAGTTCAGTCCTGTGAAAGTCTGTCTGCCAGTAAATGGAGTGTAAAGTAGGAATGTtgtaacactgagacacacacacacacacacacacacagatacactgagacacacacactgacatacacactgagacacacacacacactgctaatcATTacaacactgacacagacacacactgacacacacagacacactgagacacacacacacacactgagacacacagacacacacactgctaatcATTACAacggtgacacacacacactgacacagacacactgacacacacacacactgccaagGAACAAGCTGCCCTGATAacaccttctctctctctcatcctgttCTCTCCTCTCCCACACATTCTCTTCCCTCTGTTTTCTGCACCTGTCACTCCCATTTCTTTCTCTCATgcaattagatttattttttcctctgcAGCACCATCCCAAGTGGGTGTACACGCCCGGCACGTGTATTTCATGTGTTTTTATCCTCGCTGCGTGCGCAAGCTTGTATGAATTCTGCAGAAGACACAAGGTTACTGTGACAAAGATCTTCCCCTTTCCTCTGTTCCTTAACAGACCCGAATGATAGTTACTGCAATAATAAACGGTCCTGGCCGGGACCCCGTGTCTGTTTTTGGGAAGAGCAGAAGGAGGGTGGTATTCCTGTTGTATCTGTGGCTCTTCAGTCCCCCCTCAAACCCAGCTGTCTTGCAGCCCCTTTTACATGTTTTCTGCAGCTCCGCTCTGGCACTTCTTCCACACATACAGTCCCGGGAGAAGGacattgaaaatatataaataaaccacaGCAGTTTGTGAATACCGCAGAGACTCCACAACAGGGAGGGCGGTGTTGATCGTGGTTTATATAATTTCCTGGGGTGACCCCACTCCCAGGGGGGTGGGCTCGTGTAAGACGTGGGAGCGACGTGCCACCTCAGCCTGGATTTTTTTTAGGATGGCCGAATTTGGAGATTGTTTTTTTTAGACGAAGCTGCATGGGTTCCTGCGCGAGTAGACGTTTCTAATGCACGTTGGGACGCAGACAAAATAGGATGTCAGGAATGCAGAATGGACGGGTTTGTAAATTTGTAAATTAGACTTTAAGCAATCTGGCCCCAATTAAATACACTGCTCCCCTACACCTTATCAAcagggtgcagggctagtgcgagTTTCAAACACTGGGAGTAATGCTACGATTACACAATGCAACA includes:
- the LOC117432462 gene encoding transmembrane protein 258 isoform X1 → MLTISTSLHKKELEAMTRYTSPVNPAVFPHLTVVLLAIGMFFTAWFFVYEVTSTKYTRDIYKELLISLVASVFMGFGVLFLLLWVGIYI
- the LOC117432462 gene encoding transmembrane protein 258 isoform X2, yielding MELEAMTRYTSPVNPAVFPHLTVVLLAIGMFFTAWFFVYEVTSTKYTRDIYKELLISLVASVFMGFGVLFLLLWVGIYI